The following proteins come from a genomic window of Musa acuminata AAA Group cultivar baxijiao chromosome BXJ1-7, Cavendish_Baxijiao_AAA, whole genome shotgun sequence:
- the LOC135581818 gene encoding protein S-acyltransferase 11-like isoform X4, producing the protein MLEDHKTTCWGCGLHLVLESYSPIFKCGWCGAITDQCKTLRKPDSTWFSWWRRVRDRLFVTILIFFMLFVICTGVWAVYPAVFSISKFCGIFHCLLTSVLSIITVSSFCLAAFCSAGAPANIPWGSYPIVEKDGLENYTYCAYCSKPKPPRAHHCRSCRMCVLDMDHHCPFIGNCVGAANHRYFIAFLISVVISCAYVFLMTLYAGFHVWPPLEIRNLALSGFGIGSAASIVKEIVAALASSALLLSARGLILIYLSFASLSVEIGIVVLLWQQLYWIYEGNTYINQIASHNVAHGEKGWQNLLRFFGCPYSVYRVLLGTGNAGKSQDISSSKLL; encoded by the exons ATGTTGGAGGATCACAAGACCACATGCTGGGGATGTGGATTACACCTTGTTCTTGAATCTTATTCACCAATATTCAAATGTGGATGGTGTGGAGCAATAACAGATCAATGCAAAACTTTGAGGAAACCCGATAGCACGTGGTTTTCTTGGTGGAGACGTGTACGAGACCGCCTTTTTGTTACTATTCTAATTTTCTTCATGCTATTTGTGATAT GTACTGGTGTTTGGGCAGTCTACCCAGCTGTTTTCTCAATCAGCAAGTTCTGTGGAATCTTTCATTGCCTGTTAACATCTGTCTTGTCTATTATTACCGTCTCCAGTTTCTGCTTAGCAGCCTTTTGTTCTGCTGGGGCACCAGCAAACATACCATGGGGAAGCTACCCAATTGTGGAGAAAGATGGCCTGGAAAACTACACATATTGTGCTTATTGTTCTAAGCCAAAGCCGCCAAGGGCACACCACTGCCGTTCCTGTAGAATGTGTGTTTTGGATATGGATCATCATTGTCCATTT ATAGGAAACTGTGTTGGAGCAGCAAATCACCGGTATTTCATTGCGTTCCTTATATCTGTAGTCATTAGTTGCGCCTACGTTTTCCTGATGACACTGTATGCTGGTTTTCATGTATGGCCGCCCTTGGAAATTAGAAATCTAGCATTATCTGGCTTTGGTATTGGGAGTGCTGCAAGTATAGTGAAGGAGATAGTTGCTGCCTTGGCTAGCTCTGCACTTCTTTTGTCTGCAAGAGGTCTAATTCTTATATATCTGTCATTTGCAAGTCTGAGTGTGGAAATTGGTATAGTTGTGTTATTGTGGCAGCAACTCTATTGGATTTATGAAGGTAACACATATATCAACCAAATAGCTTCACATAATGTTGCACATGGAGAAAAAGGCTGGCAGAATCTTTTACGTTTCTTTGGTTGCCCATACTCAGTTTACAGAGTACTTTTGGGTACTGGAAATGCTGGAAAGTCACAAGATATATCGAGCTCCAAGCTTCTATAG
- the LOC135581818 gene encoding protein S-acyltransferase 11-like isoform X2, which translates to MDEAAVREENSVSLMLEDHKTTCWGCGLHLVLESYSPIFKCGWCGAITDQCKTLRKPDSTWFSWWRRVRDRLFVTILIFFMLFVICTGVWAVYPAVFSISKFCGIFHCLLTSVLSIITVSSFCLAAFCSAGAPANIPWGSYPIVEKDGLENYTYCAYCSKPKPPRAHHCRSCRMCVLDMDHHCPFIGNCVGAANHRYFIAFLISVVISCAYVFLMTLYAGFHVWPPLEIRNLALSGFGIGSAASIVKEIVAALASSALLLSARGLILIYLSFASLSVEIGIVVLLWQQLYWIYEGNTYINQIASHNVAHGEKGWQNLLRFFGCPYSVYRVLLGTGNAGKSQDISSSKLL; encoded by the exons ATGGATGAAGCGGCCGTGAGG GAAGAGAACTCTGTTTCATTAATGTTGGAGGATCACAAGACCACATGCTGGGGATGTGGATTACACCTTGTTCTTGAATCTTATTCACCAATATTCAAATGTGGATGGTGTGGAGCAATAACAGATCAATGCAAAACTTTGAGGAAACCCGATAGCACGTGGTTTTCTTGGTGGAGACGTGTACGAGACCGCCTTTTTGTTACTATTCTAATTTTCTTCATGCTATTTGTGATAT GTACTGGTGTTTGGGCAGTCTACCCAGCTGTTTTCTCAATCAGCAAGTTCTGTGGAATCTTTCATTGCCTGTTAACATCTGTCTTGTCTATTATTACCGTCTCCAGTTTCTGCTTAGCAGCCTTTTGTTCTGCTGGGGCACCAGCAAACATACCATGGGGAAGCTACCCAATTGTGGAGAAAGATGGCCTGGAAAACTACACATATTGTGCTTATTGTTCTAAGCCAAAGCCGCCAAGGGCACACCACTGCCGTTCCTGTAGAATGTGTGTTTTGGATATGGATCATCATTGTCCATTT ATAGGAAACTGTGTTGGAGCAGCAAATCACCGGTATTTCATTGCGTTCCTTATATCTGTAGTCATTAGTTGCGCCTACGTTTTCCTGATGACACTGTATGCTGGTTTTCATGTATGGCCGCCCTTGGAAATTAGAAATCTAGCATTATCTGGCTTTGGTATTGGGAGTGCTGCAAGTATAGTGAAGGAGATAGTTGCTGCCTTGGCTAGCTCTGCACTTCTTTTGTCTGCAAGAGGTCTAATTCTTATATATCTGTCATTTGCAAGTCTGAGTGTGGAAATTGGTATAGTTGTGTTATTGTGGCAGCAACTCTATTGGATTTATGAAGGTAACACATATATCAACCAAATAGCTTCACATAATGTTGCACATGGAGAAAAAGGCTGGCAGAATCTTTTACGTTTCTTTGGTTGCCCATACTCAGTTTACAGAGTACTTTTGGGTACTGGAAATGCTGGAAAGTCACAAGATATATCGAGCTCCAAGCTTCTATAG
- the LOC135680096 gene encoding mannose-specific lectin 3-like, with the protein MATQTSVVLWVLGAVLARLVVPSASTESNVLYSSESLMHGQHLRYKQYSLVMQEDCNLVAYDNGNPTWASGTWHKGINCYLQLQSDGELIIFGYNRYTRVGPSELWRSNAKSSPGSYALVLRYDGSLHVYGPARWSVPRLTGGAGAPRSTWPATTDAVLYANDVAPIGVTIVNGVYELALQDNCNLALRNTGDDGVLWQTGTSNSLHDCFVTLEPNGELKIKYMGGETLWTNGVASDSGEYVLALGPRGQLVVYGPSLWNTPKAGVLAAGVETWGSAGNTTSTALTDE; encoded by the coding sequence ATGGCAACGCAGACTTCAGTGGTGCTTTGGGTCCTCGGCGCCGTGCTCGCCCGGCTCGTCGTGCCGAGCGCGAGCACGGAAAGCAACGTGCTCTACTCTAGCGAGAGTCTGATGCACGGCCAGCACCTTCGGTACAAGCAGTACTCGTTGGTCATGCAAGAGGACTGCAACCTCGTGGCGTACGACAATGGCAACCCCACCTGGGCCAGCGGCACCTGGCACAAGGGCATAAACTGCTACCTCCAGCTGCAGTCCGACGGCGAGCTCATCATCTTCGGCTACAACAGGTATACGCGCGTCGGACCGTCCGAACTCTGGAGGAGCAACGCCAAGTCGTCCCCCGGGAGCTACGCCCTCGTCCTCCGGTACGACGGCAGCCTCCACGTGTACGGACCGGCACGGTGGTCGGTGCCGAGGTTAACCGGTGGAGCGGGCGCTCCGCGATCCACTTGGCCGGCCACGACCGACGCCGTGCTCTACGCCAACGACGTGGCTCCGATCGGAGTCACCATCGTCAACGGCGTCTACGAGCTGGCGCTGCAGGACAACTGCAACCTGGCGCTGCGCAACACCGGGGACGATGGAGTGCTGTGGCAGACGGGGACAAGCAACTCACTGCACGACTGTTTCGTGACGTTGGAGCCCAATGGGGAGCTCAAGATCAAGTACATGGGCGGGGAGACTCTGTGGACCAACGGGGTGGCGTCCGACTCCGGGGAATACGTCCTCGCGCTCGGCCCCCGCGGTCAGCTAGTCGTCTACGGCCCATCGTTGTGGAACACGCCGAAAGCAGGAGTCCTCGCCGCCGGCGTCGAGACGTGGGGCTCGGCTGGGAACACGACAAGCACCGCTCTGACAGACGAGTGA
- the LOC135679851 gene encoding cypmaclein-like: MAPSTPVVAGLLLFLLGLCLVDSRSVYDHHHHSVVANGRWLLQAAPAVTIDCGAKCSVRCSKSWKRKMCNKLCGVCCSKCNCVPPGTSAETRAMCPCYATMTNPRGKLKCP, translated from the exons ATGGCTCCCTCCACGCCCGTCGTCGCCGGCCTTCTACTCTTCCTGCTCGGGCTCTGCCTCGTCGATTCGCGCTCCGTCTACGACCATCATCACCATTCGGTTGTGGCCAACGGAAGATGGCTTCTCCAGGCGGCGCCGGCCGTCACCATCG ACTGCGGGGCGAAGTGCTCGGTGCGCTGCAGCAAGTCGTGGAAGCGGAAGATGTGCAACAAGTTGTGCGGGGTTTGCTGCAGCAAGTGCAACTGCGTGCCGCCGGGCACGTCGGCGGAGACACGCGCCATGTGCCCCTGCTACGCCACCATGACCAACCCTCGCGGCAAGCTCAAGTGCCCGTAG
- the LOC135581818 gene encoding protein S-acyltransferase 11-like isoform X1, with protein sequence MDEAAVRVLEIGLGFQKYHLGNLNIIAKTFTLFLALSMQKQIQEENSVSLMLEDHKTTCWGCGLHLVLESYSPIFKCGWCGAITDQCKTLRKPDSTWFSWWRRVRDRLFVTILIFFMLFVICTGVWAVYPAVFSISKFCGIFHCLLTSVLSIITVSSFCLAAFCSAGAPANIPWGSYPIVEKDGLENYTYCAYCSKPKPPRAHHCRSCRMCVLDMDHHCPFIGNCVGAANHRYFIAFLISVVISCAYVFLMTLYAGFHVWPPLEIRNLALSGFGIGSAASIVKEIVAALASSALLLSARGLILIYLSFASLSVEIGIVVLLWQQLYWIYEGNTYINQIASHNVAHGEKGWQNLLRFFGCPYSVYRVLLGTGNAGKSQDISSSKLL encoded by the exons ATGGATGAAGCGGCCGTGAGG GTTTTGGAGATTGGATTAG GTTTCCAGAAGTATCATCTTGGAAACTTGAACATCATTGCCAAAACATTCACATTGTTCTTAGCATTGAGCATGCAGAAACAGATTCAG GAAGAGAACTCTGTTTCATTAATGTTGGAGGATCACAAGACCACATGCTGGGGATGTGGATTACACCTTGTTCTTGAATCTTATTCACCAATATTCAAATGTGGATGGTGTGGAGCAATAACAGATCAATGCAAAACTTTGAGGAAACCCGATAGCACGTGGTTTTCTTGGTGGAGACGTGTACGAGACCGCCTTTTTGTTACTATTCTAATTTTCTTCATGCTATTTGTGATAT GTACTGGTGTTTGGGCAGTCTACCCAGCTGTTTTCTCAATCAGCAAGTTCTGTGGAATCTTTCATTGCCTGTTAACATCTGTCTTGTCTATTATTACCGTCTCCAGTTTCTGCTTAGCAGCCTTTTGTTCTGCTGGGGCACCAGCAAACATACCATGGGGAAGCTACCCAATTGTGGAGAAAGATGGCCTGGAAAACTACACATATTGTGCTTATTGTTCTAAGCCAAAGCCGCCAAGGGCACACCACTGCCGTTCCTGTAGAATGTGTGTTTTGGATATGGATCATCATTGTCCATTT ATAGGAAACTGTGTTGGAGCAGCAAATCACCGGTATTTCATTGCGTTCCTTATATCTGTAGTCATTAGTTGCGCCTACGTTTTCCTGATGACACTGTATGCTGGTTTTCATGTATGGCCGCCCTTGGAAATTAGAAATCTAGCATTATCTGGCTTTGGTATTGGGAGTGCTGCAAGTATAGTGAAGGAGATAGTTGCTGCCTTGGCTAGCTCTGCACTTCTTTTGTCTGCAAGAGGTCTAATTCTTATATATCTGTCATTTGCAAGTCTGAGTGTGGAAATTGGTATAGTTGTGTTATTGTGGCAGCAACTCTATTGGATTTATGAAGGTAACACATATATCAACCAAATAGCTTCACATAATGTTGCACATGGAGAAAAAGGCTGGCAGAATCTTTTACGTTTCTTTGGTTGCCCATACTCAGTTTACAGAGTACTTTTGGGTACTGGAAATGCTGGAAAGTCACAAGATATATCGAGCTCCAAGCTTCTATAG
- the LOC135581818 gene encoding protein S-acyltransferase 11-like isoform X3 has product MQKQIQEENSVSLMLEDHKTTCWGCGLHLVLESYSPIFKCGWCGAITDQCKTLRKPDSTWFSWWRRVRDRLFVTILIFFMLFVICTGVWAVYPAVFSISKFCGIFHCLLTSVLSIITVSSFCLAAFCSAGAPANIPWGSYPIVEKDGLENYTYCAYCSKPKPPRAHHCRSCRMCVLDMDHHCPFIGNCVGAANHRYFIAFLISVVISCAYVFLMTLYAGFHVWPPLEIRNLALSGFGIGSAASIVKEIVAALASSALLLSARGLILIYLSFASLSVEIGIVVLLWQQLYWIYEGNTYINQIASHNVAHGEKGWQNLLRFFGCPYSVYRVLLGTGNAGKSQDISSSKLL; this is encoded by the exons ATGCAGAAACAGATTCAG GAAGAGAACTCTGTTTCATTAATGTTGGAGGATCACAAGACCACATGCTGGGGATGTGGATTACACCTTGTTCTTGAATCTTATTCACCAATATTCAAATGTGGATGGTGTGGAGCAATAACAGATCAATGCAAAACTTTGAGGAAACCCGATAGCACGTGGTTTTCTTGGTGGAGACGTGTACGAGACCGCCTTTTTGTTACTATTCTAATTTTCTTCATGCTATTTGTGATAT GTACTGGTGTTTGGGCAGTCTACCCAGCTGTTTTCTCAATCAGCAAGTTCTGTGGAATCTTTCATTGCCTGTTAACATCTGTCTTGTCTATTATTACCGTCTCCAGTTTCTGCTTAGCAGCCTTTTGTTCTGCTGGGGCACCAGCAAACATACCATGGGGAAGCTACCCAATTGTGGAGAAAGATGGCCTGGAAAACTACACATATTGTGCTTATTGTTCTAAGCCAAAGCCGCCAAGGGCACACCACTGCCGTTCCTGTAGAATGTGTGTTTTGGATATGGATCATCATTGTCCATTT ATAGGAAACTGTGTTGGAGCAGCAAATCACCGGTATTTCATTGCGTTCCTTATATCTGTAGTCATTAGTTGCGCCTACGTTTTCCTGATGACACTGTATGCTGGTTTTCATGTATGGCCGCCCTTGGAAATTAGAAATCTAGCATTATCTGGCTTTGGTATTGGGAGTGCTGCAAGTATAGTGAAGGAGATAGTTGCTGCCTTGGCTAGCTCTGCACTTCTTTTGTCTGCAAGAGGTCTAATTCTTATATATCTGTCATTTGCAAGTCTGAGTGTGGAAATTGGTATAGTTGTGTTATTGTGGCAGCAACTCTATTGGATTTATGAAGGTAACACATATATCAACCAAATAGCTTCACATAATGTTGCACATGGAGAAAAAGGCTGGCAGAATCTTTTACGTTTCTTTGGTTGCCCATACTCAGTTTACAGAGTACTTTTGGGTACTGGAAATGCTGGAAAGTCACAAGATATATCGAGCTCCAAGCTTCTATAG
- the LOC135680095 gene encoding UDP-glycosyltransferase 73C3-like has translation MEDSGSGHRQLHFVLLPWLGTSHTIPMIDIGRMLAERGVAVTVVMTPANAAWLSPTISHIADSGLAIRFVTLPFPSAEAGLPEGCESFDSLPSFDMVPNLYYASKLLRHPLEVLLRDLTVAPSCIVSGMFYSWTPAVARELGVPCFVFHGFGAFALFCMHNLYCYKPHESVSSPTEPFTIPDLPFPFEITRQRLPIQFQLLPRFLEMCEEGREGELAMDGIIVNSFDELEPGYAVRLAVASGKEVRPIGPVSLCCRGSSDMAARGQKPSVEASRCMQWLDSMKPRSVVYVSFGSLARFAPAQLMELGHGLLASRRPFIWVINGAESLSEEVEQWLQEKLEIKEVDSRCLLIRGWAPQVMILSHPAVGGFMTHSGWNSTLESASAGVPVASWPLFADQFINQKLIVDVLGIGVAVGVDTSVGLKQAPEDGASVTRDEVAEAIERLMGGGEEGEERRRKAKELAEEARKAVAKCGSSYDNLTLLIESVAQKAKKN, from the coding sequence ATGGAGGACAGCGGCTCCGGTCACCGACAGCTCCACTTCGTCCTGCTCCCATGGCTCGGGACGAGCCACACGATACCCATGATCGACATCGGCCGCATGCTGGCCGAGCGTGGTGTGGCCGTCACCGTCGTCATGACGCCGGCCAACGCCGCCTGGCTGAGTCCAACCATCTCCCACATCGCCGACTCCGGCCTCGCGATCCGCTTCGTCACCCTTCCCTTCCCCTCTGCTGAGGCAGGATTACCGGAGGGCTGCGAGAGCTTCGACAGCCTCCCCTCCTTTGACATGGTGCCCAACCTCTACTACGCTTCCAAGCTACTGCGGCACCCCCTGGAGGTTCTGCTCCGTGATCTGACGGTTGCCCCGAGCTGCATCGTGTCCGGCATGTTCTACTCCTGGACTCCGGCGGTCGCTCGGGAGCTCGGCGTTCCATGCTTCGTCTTCCATGGCTTCGGCGCCTTTGCGCTCTTTTGCATGCACAACCTCTACTGTTACAAGCCTCACGAGAGCGTGTCGTCGCCGACCGAGCCCTTCACGATCCCGGACTTGCCGTTTCCGTTCGAGATCACGAGGCAGCGGCTCCCAATCCAATTCCAGTTGCTGCCTCGGTTCTTGGAGATGTGCGAGGAGGGCAGAGAGGGTGAACTGGCGATGGACGGCATCATCGTCAACAGCTTCGACGAGTTGGAGCCGGGATATGCTGTACGCTTAGCGGTGGCCTCCGGAAAGGAGGTCCGCCCCATCGGCCCGGTGTCGCTGTGCTGCAGGGGTAGCTCCGACATGGCCGCGAGGGGCCAGAAGCCGTCCGTGGAAGCAAGCCGATGCATGCAGTGGCTGGATTCGATGAAGCCACGGTCTGTGGTGTACGTCAGTTTCGGCAGCCTGGCCAGATTTGCGCCCGCTCAACTGATGGAACTCGGCCATGGGCTGCTCGCTTCAAGACGACCCTTCATCTGGGTCATCAATGGCGCGGAATCGCTGTCAGAGGAAGTGGAGCAGTGGCTGCAAGAGAAGCTTGAGATCAAGGAGGTCGACTCAAGGTGTCTCTTGATCCGTGGCTGGGCGCCGCAGGTGATGATCCTGTCGCACCCAGCGGTGGGAGGATTCATGACGCACAGCGGGTGGAACTCGACGCTGGAGAGCGCAAGCGCGGGCGTGCCGGTGGCGAGCTGGCCGCTGTTCGCCGACCAGTTCATCAACCAGAAGCTGATCGTGGACGTGCTCGGGATCGGAGTCGCGGTCGGCGTGGACACTTCCGTGGGGCTGAAGCAGGCGCCGGAGGATGGGGCGTCGGTCACGAGGGACGAAGTGGCGGAGGCTATCGAGAGGTTGATGGGGGGAGGTGAGGAgggagaagagaggaggaggaaagcCAAAGAACTCGCGGAGGAAGCAAGAAAAGCTGTGGCCAAGTGTGGTTCTTCCTACGATAACTTGACGCTGCTGATTGAATCTGTAGCACAGAAAGCGAAGAAGAATTAA